From Eremothecium sinecaudum strain ATCC 58844 chromosome V, complete sequence, a single genomic window includes:
- the SEA4 gene encoding Sea4p (Syntenic homolog of Ashbya gossypii ACR192C; Syntenic homolog of Saccharomyces cerevisiae YBL104C (SEA4)) yields the protein MGLIRQVPSWSHDEWRDYISVNPTRDEVTHYRVDPDVESDNSILKLNTFKDFSSITCLDYSEAEPGLVGVSEKNGFLRLFNVLQMSTDDLQGGKDAIDIKVRAKQHRTINSLSINNNGLVAMGLDRSRNDPSLQIWDVNYQSTNSNIVNPSFSYCSNEAIISLKFIDETNLLASSTKLIKEFDLRAPNPVYQHPSKLSYDIKINPYNHWQFSTFGQDGTLAIWDRRNLSVTMNSNQYLEAEPLLYFEKLVGHGAASRKYMNSCFRWSAVRGSEFATLHNGEVIRRWRLGIIPGNSDDYGSDTNNSNPGSEMASLFVSTVNDITTTYDRVVTFDYIPKENGDSSFICMRQSGTIYRMVKREGISKVAFNNFNGFITLNTSTADAEELKLSSGAQLSITNNLIAGIKNLTFEDLDLSENTNFDSDFDETNSVDQEFNNSDFETDEEQEECRDSASFGKHRYLLKPEKLLQNDISTIMRIRATLGYGLDPMSTVELIDRSKSLQNNAYIRNTWRWIAIAKSSVEDGTMVSGELDLGYEGILDIWNGLEGLSNQNRYKEGSSFTEKQLIKELEKIIVMRGKTKLRVGNTRQIGTLVNTSKPIQRRLCMVISGWDLSPVEIEEKYSNLISLNNYEKAAGWAVFFGDVQKAIEILSSAKKERLRLIATAIAGYFVYKDHPGDNAWRQQCRRLSSELEDPYLRVIFSFIADGDWWDILYENSISLRERLGVALRFLNDGDLTRFLEHTVSTVIASGELEGLILTGITPNGIDLLQSYVSKTSDIQTAALLSLYSCPRYFRDIRVDEWIHCYREMLNSWQLFTIKSKFDVLRTKLSRNSQDEVKCEVRPRQMYIQCLKCNKNINRPQENSAAKLSLQGSGLKVKSTSKKRSWNHTANVQSDTPAQKYSCPHCGTSYPRCAICLLPLGTGNLPIVIGGAVIDGGERTSKLHEQVNESKTRKQQKLNEWFSFCLSCNHGMHAGHAEEWFEKHIICPVPGCSCKCNT from the coding sequence ATGGGTTTGATTAGACAAGTGCCTTCATGGTCCCACGATGAGTGGCGAGATTACATTTCAGTCAATCCTACAAGGGACGAGGTTACCCATTATAGGGTAGATCCTGATGTAGAATCTGATAACTCCATTTTAAAATTGAATACGTTTAAGGACTTTAGTAGCATTACATGCTTGGATTATTCGGAAGCTGAACCTGGTCTCGTGGGAGTTTCTGAAAAGAATGGTTTCCTTAGATTGTTCAATGTGCTGCAAATGTCGACTGATGACCTACAAGGCGGAAAGGATGCTATTGACATTAAGGTAAGAGCAAAACAGCACCGGACAATTAATAGCTTAAGCATCAATAATAATGGACTTGTGGCTATGGGTTTGGATAGAAGTAGGAATGATCCTTCCTTGCAAATATGGGACGTGAACTACCAGAGTACGAACTCTAATATTGTCAACCCATCCTTTTCATATTGCTCGAATGAGGCAATTATATCTTTGAAGTTTATTGACGAAACCAACCTTTTGGCATCCAGCACTAAACTTATCAAGGAGTTTGATTTGAGGGCTCCTAATCCAGTTTATCAGCATCCCTCGAAGTTGTCTTACGATATCAAGATAAATCCGTACAATCATTGGCAATTTTCCACCTTTGGCCAGGACGGTACTTTGGCAATATGGGATAGGAGAAACCTATCAGTCACAATGAATTCGAACCAATACCTAGAGGCTGAACCATTACTTtattttgaaaaattgGTTGGCCATGGAGCTGCATCCCGGAAATACATGAATTCATGTTTTAGATGGTCTGCAGTGAGAGGGTCAGAGTTTGCAACACTCCATAATGGTGAAGTTATAAGAAGATGGAGACTGGGAATAATTCCTGGTAATTCTGATGATTATGGTTCAGATACGAACAACTCCAATCCTGGAAGCGAGATGGCATCGTTATTTGTTTCCACAGTAAATGATATCACCACTACTTATGATCGTGTCGTTACATTCGACTATATACCAAAGGAAAATGGGGATTCTAGCTTTATTTGTATGAGGCAATCTGGTACAATCTATCGTATGGTGAAAAGGGAGGGCATATCAAAAGTTGctttcaataattttaatGGATTCATAACATTGAATACAAGCACTGCTGATGCAGAGGAATTAAAGCTTTCATCCGGTGCACAGTTATCGATCACGAATAATTTGATTGCGGGTATCAAAAACTTAACCTTTGAAGACTTGGATTTGAGTGAAAATACTAATTTCGACTCAGACTTTGACGAAACTAATTCTGTTGACCAAGAGTTCAATAACTCCGATTTTGAAACTGATGAGGAGCAAGAAGAGTGTAGAGATTCTGCAAGTTTCGGCAAACATCGGTATTTATTGAAACCTGAAAAACTGCTGCAGAATGATATCAGTACTATTATGCGTATACGTGCAACACTAGGTTACGGTTTAGATCCCATGTCCACTGTTGAGCTTATCGACCGTTCTAAATCTCTGCAAAATAATGCATACATTAGAAACACTTGGCGATGGATTGCCATTGCTAAATCGTCTGTAGAAGATGGCACTATGGTCTCCGGTGAATTGGACTTGGGCTATGAAGGTATATTAGACATTTGGAACGGCTTAGAAGGGCTATCTAACCAAAATAGATACAAAGAGGGAAGTAGTTTTACTGAGAAACAGTTGATCAAAGAACTCGAGAAAATCATTGTCATGCGGGGCAAAACTAAACTACGCGTGGGTAATACCAGGCAGATTGGAACACTTGTAAACACTTCAAAGCCTATTCAACGTCGACTATGCATGGTAATTTCCGGTTGGGATTTATCACCTGTTGAGATTGAAGAAAAGTACAGTAATCTTATATCTTTGAATAACTATGAGAAAGCTGCAGGGTGGGCAGTTTTCTTTGGTGACGTACAAAAGGCAATAGAAATTTTGAGTTCAGCAAAGAAAGAGAGATTGCGCCTAATAGCAACTGCAATAGCGGGTTACTTCGTTTACAAGGACCATCCCGGTGATAACGCTTGGCGGCAACAATGTCGAAGACTATCGTCAGAACTAGAGGACCCTTACCTGCGCGTTATATTCTCGTTTATTGCAGACGGTGATTGGTGGGATATCTTGTATGAGAACTCTATTTCCTTACGTGAAAGGCTTGGCGTTGCTTTACGGTTCCTCAATGATGGAGATTTGACCCGTTTCTTAGAGCACACAGTCTCGACGGTCATAGCCAGTGGCGAACTGGAGGGCCTGATTCTCACAGGTATAACTCCCAACGGCATCGATCTGCTACAATCGTACGTTAGCAAGACGAGCGACATACAGACCGCAGCATTGCTGTCCCTTTATAGCTGCCCCCGATACTTTAGAGACATTCGCGTAGACGAATGGATTCACTGCTATAGGGAAATGCTGAATTCTTGGCAGCTTTTTACAATCAAGTCAAAGTTTGATGTTCTCAGAACAAAACTTTCGCGAAACAGTCAGGATGAGGTCAAATGTGAAGTGCGTCCCCGTCAGATGTACATTCAATGTCTTAAGTGTAACAAAAATATCAACAGACCACAAGAAAACTCTGCTGCCAAATTGTCCTTGCAGGGTAGCGGACTTAAAGTAAAGAGTACCTCCAAAAAGCGCTCATGGAACCACACAGCAAATGTACAATCTGATACACCTGCACAGAAGTACTCTTGCCCACATTGTGGAACATCCTACCCAAGATGCGCAATATGTCTCTTACCGCTTGGTACGGGCAACCTACCAATTGTCATTGGTGGTGCAGTAATAGACGGCGGCGAAAGAACATCAAAACTACATGAACAAGTAAATGAATCTAAAACAAGGAAGCAGCAAAAACTAAATGAGTGGTTCAGTTTTTGTCTGTCTTGCAACCATGGAATGCATGCCGGCCATGCTGAAGAATGGTTTGAGAAACACATTATATGTCCCGTTCCTGGTTGTTCTTGCAAATGCAACACATGA
- a CDS encoding HEL039Cp (Syntenic homolog of Ashbya gossypii ACR190C; Syntenic homolog of Saccharomyces cerevisiae YBL106C (SRO77) and YPR032W (SRO7)), with translation MFKSKGFRGVTSVIKSVTGNNDNTIPSSKLFELQEVNRHGLSGKVVSFAYNPIQSLLAVATDTGEVHIYGKQQVEVVFTLNVDIVVSMRFVKGIYLVIIDSLSCIVVLSLYSKKVLTSFYPPGKITCVETDPCLDWMLIGLQSGTIAVYDIDRDVLSSVKIENLQKEHIFPHSPISPVISIQWHPRDLGTVLISYDRCTVLYSLFTNKVKQRFVYELEPFAPGGLPGENINMRRTPAVIQSLCHPNGLHILTVHEDNSLVFWDANSGRLIQARSLSGTDVNVPTKDISVPNEGKIHKVLWVCEADPQKTSLIVMGGTAKDNKVCQDLTIIDLGSCPKYSVASYEKMSNHYSSPVSKKTILVSGKGTMVDAITLARKSPYYAGNHDPGVILVLFDSGEIESLLYPSGQATYKSSLFPQGLSWVRPEATRSYATTAPCQLWLGMMASTSNKDHLLHGGIQARRKARVLWHRSILLTGHAMGCVRIWDGSHRELSDSSAFEINVAQVLENNNDAVVDNISYSSDTAELAVSINSGDVVLYRFQDNVRYDPQASSLPRDKDLPPFSVDRRNILVDVSSKTPRNFREGFCPITAIQPEFGKVTALTNSNIGFVAIGYEDGTLIVVDRREPNVMYIESITKLTKAGSTYFTKVEFCIMSYGEDSYSSILMIGGTNRGELIIFKILPTSTGRFTMKPVDSVTSVVDGPVANIEGITNNGNVSCKAVVSTMKNLTEGGRIEGVLIITGPSVVKVLLPGLSRVSQTSFRRKIATSGCSFITYKNGEEESINVGVFVVLTANCEVRVLSLPNLTAIKTMVPQVKAQAKYIGESAVLANGDIMLRTGQSEAWLLTIMKDPFITGENIETDSIYNSEAHIHARPHISSRQWVLGTMIVKPEDVDELLGGDARRPPTHEESALAKKTLLPSSTLWCRSSHCPPSPEPTTHHKPGFSSRRTGGPWRTISRTVHSGVDYIEDTVNEYATAANQSIDEAVSQTREGIVKGMFKSKLGL, from the coding sequence ATGTTTAAAAGCAAGGGTTTTAGGGGCGTTACCAGTGTAATAAAGTCGGTGACAGGTAATAACGACAATACTATACCCAGCTCCAAGCTTTTTGAGCTACAAGAAGTTAACAGACATGGTTTAAGTGGGAAAGTGGTTTCCTTCGCATATAATCCAATTCAAAGTTTACTTGCAGTTGCTACCGATACAGGAGAAGTTCATATTTATGGTAAGCAGCAAGTAGAAGTTGTTTTTACTTTAAATGTCGATATAGTGGTTTCTATGAGATTTGTTAAGGGTATTTATTTGGTGATTATTGATTCATTATCGTGTATAGTAGTGCTGTCGCTTTATTCGAAGAAAGTTTTAACTTCATTTTATCCTCCTGGGAAGATAACATGTGTTGAGACAGACCCTTGTCTAGATTGGATGTTAATCGGGTTACAAAGTGGTACTATAGCTGTTTACGATATAGATCGTGATGTTCTTTCTTCAGTGAAGATTGAGAATCTTCAAAAGGAACATATATTTCCTCATAGCCCTATATCCCCTGTTATTTCGATACAGTGGCATCCTCGCGATCTTGGCACTGTTCTCATTTCATATGATCGGTGCACGGTGCTATACTCATTGTTCACAAATAAGGTCAAGCAGAGATTTGTCTATGAGCTAGAACCATTTGCTCCTGGTGGCCTTCCCGGTGAGAATATAAACATGAGAAGAACACCCGCGGTGATTCAGTCATTGTGCCATCCAAATGGCTTACATATCTTAACTGTTCATGAAGACAATAGCTTAGTCTTTTGGGATGCCAACAGCGGTAGACTTATCCAGGCTCGCTCGTTGTCAGGTACTGATGTTAATGTTCCAACTAAGGACATAAGTGTTCCTAACGAGGGTAAGATCCATAAGGTGTTATGGGTATGTGAGGCAGATCCTCAGAAGACTTCGCTTATTGTTATGGGGGGAACTGCCAAAGATAATAAAGTTTGTCAAGATCTAACAATTATAGATCTAGGAAGCTGTCCCAAATACTCTGTTGCTTCATATGAAAAGATGAGCAATCATTATTCATCTCCTGTAAGCAAGAAAACCATTTTAGTGTCAGGAAAAGGTACTATGGTGGACGCCATAACTTTAGCCAGAAAGTCACCTTACTATGCGGGTAATCACGATCCAGGTGTAATTTTGGTCTTGTTTGATAGTGGAGAGATAGAATCTTTGTTGTATCCCTCTGGACAGGCCACGTACAAAAGTTCTCTTTTCCCCCAGGGGTTGTCATGGGTTAGACCAGAAGCTACTAGGTCATATGCAACTACAGCTCCTTGCCAATTGTGGTTGGGTATGATGGCTTCTACCTCTAACAAAGATCACCTGTTGCATGGTGGTATTCAAGCACGGAGAAAAGCGAGGGTGTTGTGGCATAGAAGTATTCTACTCACTGGGCATGCAATGGGTTGCGTCAGAATTTGGGATGGTTCGCATCGTGAATTAAGCGATTCATCTGCATTTGAGATAAATGTTGCCCAGGTGTTGGAAAATAACAACGATGCAGTGGTAGATAATATATCTTATTCATCAGATACTGCAGAATTGGCTGTGTCTATCAATTCTGGGGACGTTGTGCTTTACAGGTTCCAGGACAATGTTAGGTATGATCCACAGGCCTCTTCACTGCCGCGGGATAAAGACCTACCTCCATTTTCGGTAGACCGAAGAAACATCTTGGTTGATGTGTCTAGCAAGACTCCTCGGAATTTCAGGGAAGGATTTTGTCCAATTACTGCTATACAGCCCGAGTTTGGTAAGGTAACCGCCTTAACCAACAGTAATATAGGCTTTGTTGCTATTGGTTATGAGGATGGTACTTTAATTGTTGTCGATAGACGCGAACCTAATGTGATGTACATCGAATCCATAACGAAGTTAACAAAGGCCGGTAGCACATATTTTACCAAGGTAGAATTTTGCATCATGTCTTATGGCGAGGACTCCTATTCTAGTATATTGATGATCGGCGGTACAAATCGTGGTGAGTTAATTATTTTCAAGATTTTACCCACTTCTACGGGGAGATTTACAATGAAACCAGTGGATTCAGTGACTTCTGTAGTAGATGGCCCCGTAGCGAATATTGAAGGCATAACTAATAATGGAAATGTCTCTTGTAAGGCCGTGGTCTCAACAATGAAGAACCTCACAGAGGGAGGACGTATAGAAGGTGTACTTATCATTACTGGTCCAAGTGTAGTTAAGGTACTTCTGCCTGGTCTTTCAAGAGTCTCACAGACATCATTCAGACGCAAGATCGCAACGAGTGGGTGCTCATTTATAACATACAAAAACGGCGAGGAGGAGAGTATCAATGTGGGAGTCTTTGTAGTGTTAACTGCTAACTGCGAGGTGAGGGTTTTAAGTCTTCCAAATTTAACAGCTATCAAGACCATGGTTCCTCAAGTTAAGGCCCAGGCCAAATATATTGGAGAATCCGCTGTTTTAGCAAACGGTGATATAATGCTACGTACAGGGCAGTCAGAAGCATGGTTGTTGACCATAATGAAGGATCCATTCATTACCGGTGAAAACATAGAGACGGATAGTATTTATAATTCGGAGGCACACATTCACGCTCGCCCACATATCAGTTCCAGACAGTGGGTTCTTGGTACTATGATAGTAAAGCCAGAAGATGTGGATGAGTTATTAGGTGGTGATGCCAGAAGGCCACCAACTCACGAGGAGAGCGCATTAGCGAAAAAGACGTTGCTACCTAGCTCTACGTTGTGGTGCCGGAGTAGTCATTGTCCCCCGTCTCCCGAACCAACTACCCACCATAAACCAGGGTTCTCTTCAAGAAGAACAGGTGGTCCCTGGCGGACTATTTCCCGCACTGTTCACAGTGGGGTGGACTATATTGAGGATACAGTTAATGAATATGCTACGGCAGCGAATCAGAGTATTGATGAAGCTGTTAGTCAAACCAGAGAGGGTATCGTCAAGGGTATGTTCAAGAGCAAGCTTGGCCTCTAA
- the PKC1 gene encoding protein kinase C (Syntenic homolog of Ashbya gossypii ACR191C; Syntenic homolog of Saccharomyces cerevisiae YBL105C (PKC1)), producing MLSNVEQDILRKIEVERNIIQGASALKKKTDNAQVIQKCNTSIRESQQNIQYLEDTLGRLQMSETRQHASSTAHPGYGQLTTISPNEHRFSRLELAKFDCPSICQRNQYMLQLLEFKLSIERQYQAANDKLTKLYQIDGDQRSSSAAQGGAYKSKQRIQLLTKALKKYQAINVDIDGYRDHGDDSSNGQHKFRRKQLTGDLTIGISSISDVDHIQSPLFSKKPETVITIKVDDVMKGSTKPSKTDRWHDEFHIHVEKGNEVEITVYDRINDRVVPVAVLWLLLSDIAEEIRKKKIGQTGSAWYDVGDVLPDSDPYGDTSAAHLAIDALNYRTRVKSSAETTNDHSTPVTSNAWFVLEPAGQILLTLGFNKSTQDQRKDLKGLRRHGAIVNRKDDIYEKHGHHFVQKSFYNIMCCAYCGDFLRYTGFQCQDCKFLCHKKCYGNIVTKCIAKTSTEVDPDETKLNHRIPHRFEPTSNRGTKWCCHCGYILPWGKKSVRKCTECSVMCHAQCAHLVPDFCGMSMEMAAKVLTTIKNTNLGHQQKRTSSPTPIQVSEPQGDDYDEFPERIESKTSESVPEKSAYMQVVNPDPLNRHAYDSHVVQDMPQVKDQESPTIALNSDEKMHDTIEKQVDYNNAADEAYLKFTNASISQKNSANDLRSTLDPGPPVSSNYNADVREYAAYVRDKVIRDEDFASTEDNRSEISRQHQLPEPIDPAMLNLKQNPFNVECMTEEPTSLIATNEFDNLAASLDAKAATALEAFEASQGIVEKPAQDTRISPVQTTPQQRVRPASNRQKRKTPKRRKVTLDDFVLLKVLGKGNFGKVLLARSKNTDRLCAIKVLKKDHIIQNHDIESARAEKKVFLLATKAKHPFLTNLYCSFQTENRIYFAMEFVGGGDLMWHVQNKRLSVRRAKFYAAEVLLALKYFHDNGIIYRDLKLENILLTLEGHIKIADYGLCKDNMWDGHRTATFCGTPEFMAPEILKEEAYTKAVDWWAFGVLLYQMLLCQSPFSGDDEDEVFNAILTDEPLYPIDMAGDIVQIFQGLLTKDPEKRLGRGVRDALEVMEEPFFSNINFDDVYHLRVEPPYIPKLKAADDTSYFEKEFTTAPPNLTPLPSILSASLQEEFRGFSFMPDDLVL from the coding sequence ATGTTATCAAACGTTGAGCAGGACATTTTAAGGAAGATCGAGGTAGAACGTAACATCATTCAAGGTGCGTCTGCCTTAAAGAAGAAAACAGATAATGCACAGGTAATCCAAAAATGTAATACTAGTATTAGAGAATCGCAGCAAAATATTCAGTACCTTGAAGATACTTTGGGAAGGCTTCAGATGAGTGAAACACGGCAACATGCGTCATCGACTGCCCACCCAGGATATGGTCAGTTAACCACTATATCACCTAACGAACACAGATTTTCCAGGTTAGAGCTGGCTAAGTTTGATTGCCCTTCGATATGCCAACGTAATCAGTATATGTTGCAACTGCTAGAATTCAAGTTGAGTATAGAAAGACAATATCAAGCTGCGAACGACAAGCTAACTAAATTATATCAAATAGATGGCGATCAGCGGAGTAGTTCTGCTGCTCAGGGTGGTGCCTATAAGTCGAAGCAGAGGATCCAGTTGTTGACTAAGGCTTTAAAAAAATATCAAGCTATTAATGTAGATATTGATGGCTATAGAGACCATGGTGATGATTCCTCTAATGGTCAACACAAGTTTAGGCGTAAACAGCTAACTGGTGATTTAACTATTGGTATAAGCTCCATTTCTGATGTTGATCATATTCAATCGCCACTGTTTTCTAAGAAACCGGAAACTGTAATCACAATCAAAGTTGATGATGTAATGAAGGGTAGTACGAAACCATCGAAGACGGATAGATGGCATGATGAATTCCATATACATGTCGAAAAAGGCAACGAGGTGGAAATAACAGTTTACGATAGGATCAACGATAGAGTTGTGCCCGTCGCAGTTCTTTGGTTGCTTCTATCAGACATTGCAGAGGAAATCCGGAAAAAAAAGATAGGACAGACTGGATCTGCCTGGTATGATGTAGGAGATGTGTTGCCTGATTCAGATCCTTACGGTGATACTTCTGCAGCTCATTTAGCTATTGATGCACTGAACTATCGTACACGCGTGAAAAGTTCTGCTGAAACAACTAATGATCATTCTACTCCAGTAACATCTAATGCGTGGTTTGTTCTTGAACCGGCTGGTCAAATTCTGTTAACATTGGGATTCAATAAGTCTACTCAAGATCAGAGGAAAGATCTGAAAGGCTTACGCCGTCATGGTGCTATAGTGAATAGAAAAGATGATATTTATGAGAAGCATGGCCATCATTTTGTACAAAAGTCATTTTATAACATAATGTGCTGTGCATACTGTGGGGACTTTCTTCGTTACACTGGATTTCAATGCCAAGATTGTAAATTCTTGTGTCATAAGAAATGTTACGGCAATATTGTTACAAAGTGCATAGCAAAGACTAGTACGGAGGTGGACCCAGATGAAACAAAACTTAACCATCGTATTCCTCATAGATTTGAACCCACCTCAAATCGTGGTACTAAGTGGTGTTGCCACTGTGGTTACATTTTACCATGGGGTAAGAAAAGTGTACGCAAATGTACTGAATGTTCAGTTATGTGCCATGCACAATGTGCACATTTAGTCCCTGACTTCTGTGGTATGTCCATGGAGATGGCAGCGAAGGTCCTAACTACAATAAAAAATACCAATTTAGGCCACCAGCAAAAGCGGACATCTTCCCCAACACCAATACAAGTTAGCGAACCACAGGGAGATGACTATGATGAGTTCCCCGAACGTATTGAGAGTAAAACTTCTGAATCTGTACCTGAAAAATCCGCTTATATGCAGGTTGTAAACCCTGATCCATTGAACAGACACGCATATGATAGCCATGTCGTACAAGATATGCCTCAGGTTAAAGATCAGGAATCACCGACGATAGCATTGAATTCAGATGAAAAAATGCATGATACCATTGAGAAGCAAGTTGATTACAATAATGCAGCTGATGAAGCTTATCTCAAATTTACAAATGCATCGATTAGCCAGAAAAATTCTGCTAATGACCTGCGCTCTACGTTAGATCCTGGACCCCCTGTGTCTTCGAATTACAATGCAGATGTTAGAGAATACGCCGCATATGTTAGAGATAAGGTCATAAGAGATGAAGATTTTGCTTCGACTGAAGACAATCGTTCAGAAATCAGCAGACAACACCAGCTTCCTGAACCTATTGACCCTGCAATGTTAAATTTGAAACAAAATCCATTTAATGTTGAGTGTATGACCGAAGAACCTACCTCACTGATTGCTACTAATGAATTTGATAACCTTGCAGCGTCCTTAGATGCCAAAGCGGCTACCGCTCTGGAGGCATTTGAAGCATCACAAGGTATTGTCGAAAAACCTGCCCAGGACACTCGTATTTCTCCAGTACAAACGACCCCCCAGCAGCGCGTAAGACCAGCCAGTAATAGGCAGAAGAGGAAAACACCTAAGCGCAGAAAAGTTACATTGGATGATTTCGTATTGTTAAAAGTTTTAGGTAAGGGTAATTTTGGCAAAGTCCTCTTGGCCAGATCCAAAAACACTGATCGCTTGTGCGCAATTAAGGTCTTGAAGAAGGATCACATCATTCAGAACCATGACATAGAAAGTGCCCGTGCGGAGAAGAAGGTATTCTTACTCGCAACAAAGGCAAAACATCCGTTCTTGACAAATTTGTACTGTTCTTTCCAAACAGAAAACCGCATATACTTTGCAATGGAGTTTGTTGGCGGGGGTGACCTAATGTGGCATGTCCAAAATAAGAGACTCTCAGTACGCAGAGCCAAGTTTTATGCTGCGGAAGTGTTACTCGCACTCAAATATTTCCACGATAACGGGATCATCTACCGTGATTTGAAGCTAGAAAATATATTGCTAACCCTGGAAGGCCACATCAAAATTGCCGACTACGGGTTGTGTAAGGACAATATGTGGGATGGCCATAGAACGGCCACTTTCTGCGGTACTCCTGAGTTCATGGCCCCAGAAATATTGAAAGAAGAAGCCTACACCAAAGCCGTTGACTGGTGGGCGTTTGGTGTCTTACTATACCAGATGTTGTTATGTCAGTCTCCTTTTTCTGGtgacgatgaagatgaagtCTTCAACGCCATCTTAACTGATGAGCCCTTGTACCCAATCGATATGGCTGGCGATATAGTCCAAATTTTCCAAGGTCTTTTAACGAAAGATCCAGAAAAAAGACTAGGAAGAGGTGTCCGTGACGCTTTAGAAGTTATGGAAGAGCCGTTTTTTAGCAACATCAATTTTGATGATGTTTACCACCTCCGTGTCGAACCACCTTACATTCCTAAGCTCAAAGCTGCTGATGACACATCCTACTTTGAAAAAGAGTTTACCACTGCTCCTCCAAATTTAACTCCGTTGCCTTCGATTTTGAGTGCAAGTTTGCAAGAAGAGTTTCGTGGATTTTCTTTTATGCCTGATGATCTTGTGCTATGA